The Candidatus Poribacteria bacterium sequence CCTTGACAACACCAAGTGTATCAATCTCTCGAATTGCCATCTGCATGTTTTTCTCAACAGCCTTGTGCGTTACGATCACAATTGAGGCAGTATCATCAATTTCATGCCGTTCCTTCTGGATGACAGATGCGATGCTGATACGGTGTTCCCCAAGGATATTGCTAATCTGCGCTAACACCCCCGGCTGATCCAAGACAACGAGACGGACGTAGTAACGGGTTTCAACATCATCAATGGGACAGAGGGCTATGTTGGCTTGTGATCCGGAAAGCCAACCGCGCGGGACTTGAGATCTCACCCTACCGCTAATCGATTTTGCCGCATCGATAATATCCGCAACAACAGCGCTCGCTGTCGGCATTTCGCCGGCACCTTGTCCGTAGAACAGGGTTGGACCAACGGCATCGCCAATGACACAGACCGTATTGAATGCACCACCAACATTTGCGAGCATACTGCGCACGGGCACCAATGTCGGATGGACACGCGTTTCAACCCGGTCCTGATTCAGTTTCGCGATAGCAAGGAGTTTGATCACGTATCCGAGTTCACGAGCGTACTGAATCTCATTGGGCGTGATATGTGTGATACCTTCCGTGTAAACCCCATCCATCGGCATGGCAAAGCCGTAAGCGAGAGAAGTGAGGAGGGTCAACTTATGTGCGGCATCAATCCCTTCAACATCAAATATCGGATCTGCCTCAGCATACCCTTTGGCTTGGGCATCTTTCAGCACTTCGTCAAAATCAACTTCGTTTTCGTGCATCTCCGTCAAGATGTAGTTGCAGGTGCCGTTGATG is a genomic window containing:
- a CDS encoding homoserine dehydrogenase, with amino-acid sequence MGFKRSLVQIQSPRFLCREVVVDNASINVGLLGWGTVGTGVSKILLNQNNLIEQNAGIQLRLIKIAKRTLPASRPGVELGAECLTTNPAEIVENPEIDIVVELMGGTDEARSLVTQAIRNGKHVVTANKALLAAHGFELFQLADKHNVSLNFEASAAGGIPIIKTLRESFAANRIHSIYGIINGTCNYILTEMHENEVDFDEVLKDAQAKGYAEADPIFDVEGIDAAHKLTLLTSLAYGFAMPMDGVYTEGITHITPNEIQYARELGYVIKLLAIAKLNQDRVETRVHPTLVPVRSMLANVGGAFNTVCVIGDAVGPTLFYGQGAGEMPTASAVVADIIDAAKSISGRVRSQVPRGWLSGSQANIALCPIDDVETRYYVRLVVLDQPGVLAQISNILGEHRISIASVIQKERHEIDDTASIVIVTHKAVEKNMQMAIREIDTLGVVKGTSRLIRIEEEVAF